From Elaeis guineensis isolate ETL-2024a chromosome 16, EG11, whole genome shotgun sequence, a single genomic window includes:
- the LOC105059624 gene encoding endoplasmin homolog: MCDLPRSLQPEKAKRTSGLIAMRKWALPSALLLLLLLSSFPDQGRKLHANAEDSGDSDELVDPPKVEEKLGAVPGGLSTDSDVAKREAESISRKTLGSNAEKFEFQAEVSRLMDIIINSLYSNKDIFLRELISNASDALDKIRFLSLTNKEILGEGDNTKLEILIKLDKEKKILSIRDRGIGMTKEDLIKNLGTIAKSGTSAFVEKMQTGGDLNLIGQFGVGFYSVYLVADYVEVISKHNDDKQYVWESKADGSFAISEDSWNEPLGRGTEIRLHLRDEAKEYLEEDKLKELVKKYSEFINFPIYLWASKEVDVEVPSDEEESSDEEETSESSSEDETEEEGAEKKPKTKTVKETTYDWEVLNDMKAIWLRNPKEVTDEEYSKFYHSLAKDFSDEKPLAWSHFTAEGDVEFKALLFVPPKAPHDLYESYYNTNKSNLKLYVRRVFISDEFNELLPKYLSFLRGLVDSDTLPLNVSREMLQQHSSLKTIKKKLIRKALDMIRRIADEDPDEFSNKDKTETEKASENDEQKGQYAKFWNEFGKSIKLGIIEDAHNRNRLAKLLRFESTKSDGKLASLDQYIARMKPGQKDIFYITGTSKEQLEKSPFLERLTKKDYEVIFFTDPVDEYLMQYLMDYEDKKFQNVSKEGLKLGKDSKLKELKESFKELTDWWKNALSSENVDSVKISNRLDNTPCVVVTSKYGWSANMEKIMQSQTLSDASKQAYMRGKRVLEINPRHPIVKELRERVAQDPKDESVKQTARLIYQTALMESGFILNDPKEFASSIYKSVQKSLDISPDATVEEEDDTEEPEAEEKESTTKGAETDAAQEEAEEYSVKDEL, encoded by the exons ATGTGCGACCTCCCTCGCAGTCTCCAACCAGAGAAAGCGAAGCGGACTTCCGGTTTGATCGCCATGAGGAAGTGGGCGCTCCCTTCAGCtctcctccttctccttctcctctcctcATTCCCTGATCAAG GTCGTAAGTTACACGCGAATGCCGAGGACAGTGGCGACTCGGACGAGCTCGTGGATCCACCGAAGGTGGAGGAGAAGCTTGGAGCCgttcctggcgggctgtccactGATTCTGATGTCGCAAAGAG AGAGGCGGAGTCGATCTCGAGGAAAACTCTGGGGAGTAATGCAGAAAAATTCGAGTTCCAAGCAGAGGTTTCTCGGCTGATGGATATAATTATCAACTCCCTCTACAGCAACAAGGACATCTTCTTGAGAGAACTCATCTCCAATGCCTCTGAT gcATTGGATAAGATCAGGTTCCTTTCTCTCACCAATAAGGAGATCTTAGGGGAAGGCGACAACACGAAGCTTGAGATCCTT ATTAAGTTAGACAAGGAAAAGAAGATCCTCTCCATCCGTGACCGAGGTATTGGTATGACGAAAGAAGATCTTATCAAGAACTTAGGAACCATTGCGAAGTCTGGAACTTCAG CTTTTGTGGAGAAAATGCAGACAGGGGGTGATCTAAATCTCATTGGGCAGTTTGGTGTTGGGTTCTACTCAGTCTATTTGGTTGCTGATTATGTTGAAGTCATTAGCAAGCACAATGATGACAAACA ATATGTATGGGAGTCTAAGGCTGATGGGTCATTTGCAATTTCCGAGGATTCATGGAATGAACCCCTTGGACGTGGAACAGAAATAAGGCTCCATCTCAGAGATGAAGCCAAGGAGTATTTGGAAGAAGACAAGCTGAAG GAGTTGGTGAAGAAGTATTCTGAATTCATCAACTTCCCCATATATCTCTGGGCAAGCAAAGAGGTGGATGTGGAAGTCCCATCTGATGAGGAGGAATCTAGTGATGAGGAAGAAACAT CGGAAAGCAGTTCTGAAGATGAAACAGAAGAGGAAGGTGCTGAGAAAAAGCCCAAGACAAAGACAGTGAAGGAAACAACTTACGATTGGGAGGTGTTGAATGATATGAAGGCTATTTGGCTTCGTAACCCGAAGGAGGTTACCGATGAGGAATACTCAAAATTCTACCACTCTTTAGCGAAG GATTTCAGTGATGAGAAGCCTTTAGCTTGGAGCCACTTTACTGCTGAAGGTGATGTAGAGTTCAAAGCACTGTTGTTTGTGCCTCCCAAGGCTCCTCACGATCTATATGAAAGTTACTACAACACCAACAAGTCCAACTTGAAGTTGTATGTTAGAAGGGTTTTCATCTCAGATGAATTCAATGAGCTTCTTCCCAAGTATCTTAGCTTTTTGAGG GGTCTAGTTGACTCAGACACATTACCACTTAATGTTTCTCGAGAAATGCTTCAACAGCACAGCAGTCTGAAGACAATCAAGAAGAAATTAATCCGCAAGGCTCTTGATATGATTCGACGAATTGCAGATGAGGATCCTGATGAGTTCAGCAACAAAGATAAGACAG AAACAGAGAAAGCAAGTGAGAATGATGAGCAAAAGGGGCAATATGCCAAATTCTGGAATGAGTTTGGCAAATCCATTAAGCTTGGCATCATTGAGGATGCCCATAACAGAAATCGCCTTGCTAAGCTCCTCAGATTTGAGAG TACCAAGTCTGATGGCAAGCTTGCATCACTGGATCAGTACATTGCCAGAATGAAGCCAGGACAGAAGGACATATTCTACATTACAGGAACTAGCAAGGAACAATTGGAGAAATCTCCATTCCTTGAGAGGCTTACAAAAAAGGACTATGAG GTTATATTCTTCACGGATCCCGTTGATGAATACTTGATGCAATACCTGATGGACTATGAAGACAAAAAATTCCAGAATGTGTCAAAGGAGGGTCTTAAGCTTGGAAAGGACTCTAAGCTGAAGGAGCTCAAGGAGTCCTTCAAGGAGCTGACTGATTGGTGGAAGAATGCTCTTTCCAGTGAGAATGTTGACTCAGTAAAGATAAGCAACCGTTTGGACAACACCCCTTGTGTAGTGGTTACGTCAAAATATGGGTGGAGCGCTAACATGGAGAAGATTATGCAGTCCCAGACTCTTTCTGATGCCAGCAAGCAAGCGTACATGCGTGGCAAGAGAGTTCTTGAGATTAACCCAAGGCATCCTATTGTCAAAGAACTCCGTGAGAGAGTTGCTCAGGATCCTAAG GATGAAAGTGTGAAGCAGACAGCAAGGCTCATATACCAAACAGCCCTCATGGAGAGTGGTTTCATCCTCAATGATCCAAAGGAATTTGCGTCGAGCATTTACAAGTCTGTGCAGAAGAGCCTGGACATCAGCCCTGATGCTACTGTTGAAGAGGAGGATGACACAGAGGAACCAGAGGCTGAAGAGAAGGAATCAACTACCAAGGGAGCTGAAACCGATGCTGCTCAAGAGGAGGCAGAGGAATATTCAGTGAAGGATGAATTATAG